The proteins below are encoded in one region of Vogesella indigofera:
- the rseP gene encoding RIP metalloprotease RseP has product MALLAFLLVIGVLVTFHEFGHYVAARYCGVKVLEFSIGFGKPLLTWQRGETSWKIGWIPLGGFVRMLDSREASVSAEELPRAFNQRPPWQKILISLAGPLANLLLAVLLFFVVMQGEQTHLLPYVGSVAPQSAAAAAGVLPGDHIRAVNDTEIADWHALRGGLSDAIALDGRMVLYIARDGVDMTLAVDLPAFGLQQLNEQSLARLGLSPLRYHLALGELVPDGAAARAGLRQGDRLLGADGQPLASWPAWVRYVQARPGQAIRLRIQRDGQLREVVLTPDSSEHNGQKVGRIGAGALPDVAWQQKIEQQVTVGAGEALQQALARTASLMASSLRMIGAMFTGSVALEALSGPLTIADYAGKSADLGLVPLLEFMALISVSLGVFNLLPVPVLDGGHLLYHVAEWIRGRPLPDRVYEIGQRLGMAFIMTVMLLALFNDFGRLFAG; this is encoded by the coding sequence ATGGCCTTGCTGGCCTTCCTGCTGGTGATTGGGGTGCTGGTCACCTTTCACGAGTTTGGCCACTATGTCGCCGCCCGCTATTGCGGAGTCAAGGTGCTGGAGTTTTCCATCGGCTTCGGCAAGCCGCTGCTGACCTGGCAGCGCGGTGAAACAAGCTGGAAGATCGGCTGGATTCCGCTGGGCGGCTTTGTGCGTATGCTCGACAGCCGCGAGGCGTCGGTGTCGGCAGAGGAGCTGCCGCGCGCCTTCAACCAGCGTCCGCCGTGGCAGAAAATCCTGATTTCGCTGGCCGGGCCGCTGGCCAATCTGCTGCTGGCGGTGCTGCTGTTCTTTGTGGTGATGCAGGGCGAGCAGACCCATCTGCTGCCCTACGTCGGCAGCGTCGCGCCACAGTCGGCGGCGGCGGCGGCCGGCGTGCTGCCCGGTGACCACATCCGGGCGGTCAACGATACCGAGATCGCCGACTGGCACGCGCTGCGCGGTGGACTCAGCGACGCCATCGCCCTTGATGGCCGCATGGTGCTGTACATCGCCCGCGATGGCGTGGACATGACGCTGGCGGTGGACTTGCCGGCATTCGGCCTGCAACAACTCAACGAGCAGAGCCTCGCCCGGCTCGGTTTGTCGCCGCTGCGTTACCATCTGGCACTGGGCGAGCTGGTGCCGGACGGCGCGGCGGCACGGGCCGGCCTGCGCCAGGGTGACCGCTTGCTGGGCGCGGATGGCCAGCCGCTGGCGTCGTGGCCGGCGTGGGTCCGCTATGTGCAGGCCCGCCCCGGGCAGGCCATCCGCTTGCGCATCCAGCGCGACGGCCAGTTGCGCGAGGTGGTGCTGACACCGGACAGCAGCGAGCACAACGGGCAAAAGGTTGGCCGCATCGGTGCCGGTGCACTGCCCGATGTGGCGTGGCAGCAGAAAATCGAACAGCAGGTGACGGTGGGGGCGGGCGAGGCGTTGCAACAGGCGCTGGCACGCACGGCTAGCCTCATGGCATCCAGTTTGCGTATGATTGGCGCGATGTTTACCGGCTCGGTGGCGCTGGAAGCGCTGAGCGGGCCGCTGACCATCGCCGACTATGCCGGCAAGAGCGCCGATCTGGGGCTTGTGCCGCTACTTGAATTCATGGCACTGATCAGTGTCAGTCTGGGGGTGTTCAACCTGTTACCGGTGCCGGTGCTGGATGGCGGGCACTTGCTGTATCATGTTGCGGAGTGGATACGCGGGCGACCGTTGCCCGATCGAGTATATGAAATCGGTCAGCGTTTGGGGATGGCTTTCATCATGACAGTCATGTTGCTGGCCCTGTTCAATGACTTCGGCCGGCTTTTTGCCGGCTAG
- the bamA gene encoding outer membrane protein assembly factor BamA, which produces MNKRFLVAALAATFLSPAWAADSFVIKDIRVEGLQRTEPGTVFSYLPLKVGDTFTQQQAADAIKALFATGFFNDVRIETEGDVLILAVSERPVIAQLQINGSKEFSKDQLVKALKDNGLAESRIFDQGLLDQAVQELKRQYFSKGKYSVEIQPQLTRLERNRVAVTLDIVEGITAKIRDIRIVGAKAFEQDELLEEMALTPSGWLSWLSRSDQYSRQQLSADLEKLRAFYQNQGYVEFNIESTQVAISADKKDMFVTVNIREGEQFRIADVRLGGDLKLPEAELRKLLLVKQGDLFNREQVNETVTALSDRLGAEGYAFANVNVAPEVDAKTKQVTLTFFVDPGRLTSVRRVSIAGNTRTRDEVIRRELRQLESAQYNGEGVKRSKERLELLGYFESVNIETPPVVDTPDQVDMNVTVKERPTGSIQAGIGFAQGDGLQLSASVSQANVLGSGKSLSVSFANGKTSKNASISFTDPYYTVDGVSLGYDLYSRSYNPQKADRAQYSTKTTGLAARFGVPITEYDRISFSFGAENTTIKLYEDSPERYEDFVAQYGASNMTVLASAGWSRDTRDSALWPTRGASMSVSADAGLPGGDIQYYRLSHNQTWFWPLSKNYTLALGGEIGMANGYGRTSRLPFFQNYYIGGIGSVRGYDNGSLGPLDSNGDALGGTRKLSFSAELLFPFPGMKDNRSLRSSVFFDGGTLWDDKDKSVTASSGARYSTGLALSWLSPVGPMKFSYAFPIGSKETDKLQRFQFTLGQVF; this is translated from the coding sequence ATGAACAAACGCTTTCTTGTGGCGGCGCTTGCTGCCACGTTCCTGTCGCCGGCCTGGGCTGCCGACAGTTTTGTGATCAAGGATATTCGCGTTGAAGGCCTGCAGCGTACCGAGCCCGGTACCGTGTTCAGCTACCTTCCGCTCAAGGTGGGGGATACCTTCACCCAGCAGCAAGCCGCCGATGCCATCAAGGCGCTGTTCGCCACCGGTTTCTTTAACGACGTGCGCATCGAGACCGAGGGCGACGTGCTGATCCTGGCGGTCAGCGAGCGCCCGGTGATCGCGCAGTTGCAGATCAACGGTTCAAAGGAATTCAGCAAGGACCAGCTGGTCAAGGCATTGAAAGACAACGGTCTTGCCGAGTCGCGCATCTTTGATCAGGGTTTGCTGGACCAGGCGGTGCAGGAACTGAAACGCCAATATTTCAGCAAGGGCAAGTACTCGGTCGAAATCCAGCCGCAACTGACGCGACTGGAGCGTAACCGTGTGGCGGTGACGCTGGACATCGTGGAAGGCATTACCGCCAAGATCCGCGACATTCGCATCGTCGGTGCCAAGGCGTTCGAGCAGGACGAGCTGCTGGAAGAAATGGCGCTGACCCCGTCGGGCTGGCTGTCGTGGCTGTCTCGTTCCGACCAGTATTCGCGTCAGCAGTTGTCTGCCGATCTGGAGAAGCTGCGAGCCTTCTACCAGAATCAGGGCTACGTCGAGTTCAATATCGAATCGACGCAGGTGGCGATCAGTGCCGACAAGAAGGACATGTTCGTTACCGTCAACATCCGCGAGGGCGAACAGTTCCGCATTGCTGATGTCCGTCTCGGCGGCGATTTGAAGCTGCCAGAAGCGGAGCTGCGCAAGCTGCTGCTGGTGAAACAGGGTGACCTATTCAACCGCGAGCAGGTCAACGAAACCGTGACCGCGCTGTCCGACCGGCTGGGTGCGGAAGGCTACGCCTTCGCCAACGTCAACGTCGCCCCGGAAGTGGACGCCAAGACGAAGCAGGTGACGCTGACCTTCTTCGTCGACCCAGGTCGTCTCACCTCGGTACGTCGTGTCAGCATCGCCGGCAACACCCGTACCCGTGACGAAGTGATCCGGCGCGAGTTGCGTCAGCTGGAAAGCGCGCAATACAACGGCGAGGGCGTCAAGCGCAGCAAGGAACGTCTGGAGCTGCTCGGCTACTTCGAAAGCGTCAACATTGAAACCCCGCCGGTGGTTGACACTCCGGACCAGGTGGACATGAACGTGACGGTGAAGGAACGCCCGACCGGTTCCATTCAGGCCGGTATCGGTTTTGCCCAAGGCGACGGCCTGCAACTGAGCGCCTCGGTGTCGCAGGCCAATGTGCTGGGTTCCGGCAAGTCGCTGTCGGTCAGCTTTGCCAACGGCAAGACCAGCAAGAACGCGTCGATCTCGTTTACCGATCCGTACTACACCGTCGATGGTGTCAGTCTTGGCTATGACCTGTACAGCCGCAGCTACAACCCGCAAAAGGCGGACCGCGCCCAGTACAGCACCAAGACCACCGGTCTGGCCGCCCGCTTCGGGGTGCCGATTACCGAGTACGATCGCATCAGCTTCAGCTTCGGAGCTGAAAATACCACCATCAAGCTGTATGAAGACAGTCCAGAGCGCTACGAGGACTTCGTTGCCCAGTACGGTGCCAGCAACATGACCGTGCTGGCCTCCGCCGGCTGGTCGCGCGATACCCGTGATAGCGCCTTGTGGCCGACGCGCGGTGCCAGCATGAGCGTGTCTGCCGATGCAGGTCTGCCGGGTGGCGACATCCAGTATTATCGTCTGTCGCACAACCAGACCTGGTTCTGGCCGCTATCGAAGAACTACACGCTGGCGCTGGGCGGCGAAATCGGTATGGCCAACGGCTATGGCCGGACCAGCCGCTTGCCGTTCTTCCAGAACTACTACATAGGTGGTATCGGTTCGGTGCGCGGCTACGACAACGGCAGCCTCGGTCCGCTGGACAGCAATGGCGATGCCCTGGGCGGTACCCGCAAGCTGTCGTTCTCGGCAGAACTGCTGTTCCCGTTCCCCGGCATGAAGGATAATCGCAGCCTGCGCAGCAGCGTGTTCTTTGATGGCGGTACGCTGTGGGATGACAAGGACAAGTCGGTGACGGCATCGAGCGGCGCGCGCTACTCGACCGGCTTGGCACTGTCGTGGTTGTCGCCGGTGGGGCCGATGAAGTTCAGCTACGCGTTCCCGATTGGCAGCAAAGAAACCGACAAGTTGCAGCGCTTCCAGTTTACATTGGGGCAGGTTTTCTAA
- a CDS encoding OmpH family outer membrane protein has product MMLKAVLCSVGLVLAMPASAADFKMGYVNTERVYREAAPAVNAQKKLEKEFAVREADLKRLAAKGKELEAGIARNKVPEAERKAMERDLAATEREYAAKMRDFRDDLNQRRNEEFASVQERANRIIKTIADREQYDVILQDVVYVNPRHDITGKVLKELEK; this is encoded by the coding sequence ATGATGCTGAAAGCAGTGCTTTGCAGTGTTGGGCTGGTGCTGGCGATGCCGGCGTCTGCGGCCGACTTCAAGATGGGCTACGTCAATACCGAACGCGTTTATCGCGAGGCGGCACCGGCGGTCAATGCCCAGAAAAAATTGGAAAAGGAGTTCGCGGTACGCGAGGCGGATCTGAAGCGCCTGGCGGCCAAGGGCAAGGAGCTGGAAGCCGGCATCGCCCGCAACAAGGTGCCGGAAGCCGAGCGCAAGGCGATGGAGCGTGATCTGGCCGCCACCGAGCGCGAGTATGCCGCCAAGATGCGCGACTTCCGCGACGATCTGAACCAGCGCCGCAACGAGGAGTTCGCGTCGGTGCAGGAGCGTGCCAATCGCATTATCAAAACCATCGCCGATCGCGAGCAGTACGACGTGATCCTGCAGGACGTGGTGTACGTCAACCCCAGGCACGACATTACCGGCAAGGTCCTGAAAGAGCTGGAAAAGTAA
- the lpxD gene encoding UDP-3-O-(3-hydroxymyristoyl)glucosamine N-acyltransferase, with translation MHTMKLSAIVAALGGELRGDDRDILRLAPMDEAGASDITFLANPKYRSQLAATSAAAVIVKPALAEEAAKVGRSLILAADPYLYFARVARLFSPLPLARGGVHPRAVVAEGCHIAASSEVRELVSIGRNVTIGERCILHPGVVIGDDVCLGDEVVLYPNVVVYHGCRLGSRVMVHAGAVIGADGFGLAWNSDRWFKIPQTGVVVIADDVEIGANTTIDRGALSDTVIGEGAKLDNQIQIAHNVTVGPHTAMAGCAAVAGSTRIGARCTIGGAARIIGHLEIADGTHVGAGTLISKSIRKADAYTAVYPMATHKEWLANAAHVRHLDGLVTRVKQLEKALSTAQQNKD, from the coding sequence ATGCATACCATGAAACTATCAGCAATTGTGGCCGCCCTGGGCGGCGAGCTGCGTGGCGACGATCGCGACATCCTGCGCCTGGCGCCGATGGACGAGGCCGGGGCGAGTGACATCACCTTCCTGGCCAATCCCAAGTACCGCAGCCAGCTTGCGGCCACCTCGGCGGCAGCGGTGATCGTGAAGCCGGCGCTGGCGGAAGAGGCGGCCAAGGTTGGCCGCAGCCTGATCCTGGCGGCGGATCCGTACCTGTATTTTGCCAGGGTGGCGCGGCTGTTCAGCCCGTTGCCGCTGGCGCGTGGCGGCGTGCACCCGCGCGCGGTGGTGGCCGAGGGCTGCCACATCGCCGCCAGCAGCGAGGTGCGCGAGCTGGTCAGCATCGGTCGCAACGTGACCATCGGCGAGCGCTGCATCCTGCATCCCGGCGTGGTGATCGGCGACGATGTCTGCCTCGGCGACGAAGTGGTGCTCTATCCCAATGTGGTCGTCTATCACGGCTGCCGCCTGGGTTCGCGGGTGATGGTGCACGCCGGGGCGGTAATCGGTGCCGACGGTTTCGGCCTAGCCTGGAACAGCGACCGCTGGTTCAAGATTCCGCAAACCGGTGTGGTGGTAATCGCCGACGATGTCGAAATCGGTGCCAATACCACCATCGACCGTGGCGCGCTGTCCGATACCGTGATCGGCGAGGGCGCCAAGCTCGACAACCAGATCCAGATCGCGCACAACGTGACGGTCGGCCCCCACACCGCGATGGCCGGTTGCGCCGCGGTGGCCGGCAGCACCCGCATCGGCGCGCGCTGCACCATCGGCGGTGCCGCGCGCATCATCGGCCATCTGGAGATCGCCGACGGCACCCATGTCGGCGCCGGTACCCTGATTTCCAAATCCATCCGCAAGGCGGATGCCTACACCGCGGTCTACCCGATGGCGACGCACAAGGAGTGGCTGGCCAACGCCGCCCATGTCCGCCATCTGGACGGCCTGGTGACCCGTGTCAAACAACTTGAAAAAGCGCTGAGCACAGCGCAACAGAACAAGGACTGA
- the fabZ gene encoding 3-hydroxyacyl-ACP dehydratase FabZ, producing MTEAVSAENCAVSIDVREIMRYLPHRYPFLLVDRVTEFEANKRIKALKNVTINEPFFMGHFEQYPVMPGVLIIEALAQAAGILSIRSVGERPENELYFFVGIDSARFKRQVVPGDQLVLEVEQLSMKRGIAKYNARALVDGQVACEAQIMCAKREV from the coding sequence ATGACTGAAGCCGTATCTGCCGAAAACTGCGCCGTATCGATCGATGTACGCGAGATCATGCGTTACCTGCCGCACCGTTACCCGTTCCTGCTGGTAGACCGCGTCACCGAGTTCGAGGCCAACAAGCGCATCAAGGCGTTGAAGAACGTCACCATCAACGAGCCGTTCTTCATGGGCCACTTCGAGCAGTATCCGGTGATGCCGGGCGTGCTGATCATCGAGGCGCTGGCGCAGGCCGCCGGCATCCTGTCGATCCGCAGCGTTGGCGAGCGTCCGGAAAACGAACTGTACTTCTTCGTCGGCATCGATAGCGCGCGCTTCAAGCGCCAGGTGGTGCCGGGCGACCAGCTGGTGCTGGAAGTGGAACAGCTGTCGATGAAGCGCGGCATTGCCAAATACAACGCCCGCGCCCTGGTCGACGGCCAGGTAGCGTGCGAGGCGCAGATCATGTGCGCAAAACGCGAGGTGTAA
- the lpxA gene encoding acyl-ACP--UDP-N-acetylglucosamine O-acyltransferase, with translation MAIHPTAIIADGAQIAPDVEIGAYSIIGANVSIDSGTWVGPHVVIEGHTRIGKNNRIFQFCSLGAMPQDKKYAGEPTRLEIGDNNTIREFCTFNIGTAQDGGVTRIGNDNWIMAYVHLAHDCQVGNHTIFANNATLAGHVHIGDWVILGGFTSVHQFCHIGAHAMTAFSSAVAQDVPPYVMAHGNRAVPSGINAEGLKRRGFTAEQIRNIRNAYKSLYRKGLSFDEAKAEITAQAAEGRDELALFVQFFDTAGRGIIR, from the coding sequence ATGGCCATTCATCCGACTGCCATCATCGCTGACGGGGCGCAGATCGCCCCCGACGTCGAAATCGGCGCATACAGCATCATCGGCGCCAATGTCAGCATCGACAGCGGCACCTGGGTCGGCCCGCACGTGGTGATCGAAGGCCATACCCGCATCGGCAAGAACAACCGCATTTTCCAGTTCTGCTCGCTGGGCGCGATGCCGCAGGACAAGAAGTACGCGGGTGAGCCGACACGGCTGGAAATCGGCGACAACAACACCATCCGCGAATTCTGCACCTTCAACATTGGCACCGCGCAGGATGGCGGTGTGACCCGCATCGGCAACGACAACTGGATCATGGCCTATGTCCATCTGGCGCACGACTGCCAGGTCGGTAATCACACCATCTTCGCCAACAACGCGACGCTGGCCGGCCACGTGCACATCGGCGACTGGGTGATCCTGGGCGGCTTCACCAGCGTGCACCAGTTCTGCCATATCGGCGCCCACGCCATGACCGCGTTCTCCAGCGCGGTGGCGCAGGACGTGCCGCCGTACGTGATGGCGCACGGCAACCGTGCGGTGCCGTCCGGAATCAATGCCGAGGGCCTCAAGCGTCGCGGCTTTACTGCCGAGCAGATCCGCAACATCCGCAACGCCTACAAGTCGCTGTATCGCAAGGGCCTGTCGTTTGACGAGGCCAAGGCCGAGATCACGGCGCAGGCGGCGGAAGGCCGGGACGAGCTGGCGCTGTTCGTGCAATTCTTTGACACCGCGGGCCGGGGCATCATCCGTTAA
- the lpxB gene encoding lipid-A-disaccharide synthase — translation MTEKLFARPARLKVAMVAGEASGDLLGAHLMDALKAAHPDIAFAGIGGPRMLARGFVSQVPQERLAVRGYVEVLKCLLPLLRIRRRLRDTLLAEKPDVFIGIDAPDFNLQLEKWLKQAGIPTAHYVSPSVWAWRPERVVKIGESADQVLCLFPMEKPLYDAAGVNATFVGHPLAGEIAMQPDREAMRDQLGLPRDVPVFALLPGSRKSELDYMGGLYIETARLLLQQFPDAQFLVPLATRPTLDQFDRLLSEHKAWDLPIRKLIGHAQMAMIAADVVLVTSGTATLEVALTKRPMVISYKLSWLTYQLVKRKLKLPYVGLPNILAKRFVVPELLQHEATPAKLAAAVANLYQNTEARDEVVSTFTELHRSLQQDSARLAAQAILKLAAC, via the coding sequence ATGACTGAAAAGCTGTTTGCCCGTCCGGCCCGGCTCAAGGTCGCCATGGTGGCCGGCGAAGCCTCCGGCGACCTGCTCGGCGCCCACCTGATGGATGCGCTGAAAGCGGCGCATCCCGATATCGCTTTCGCCGGCATCGGCGGGCCGCGCATGCTGGCGCGCGGCTTTGTCAGCCAGGTGCCGCAGGAGCGGCTGGCGGTGCGCGGCTATGTCGAGGTGCTGAAGTGCCTGCTGCCGCTGCTGCGCATCCGTCGCCGCCTGCGCGACACGCTGCTGGCGGAAAAACCGGACGTGTTCATCGGCATCGACGCACCGGACTTCAACCTGCAGCTGGAAAAATGGCTGAAGCAGGCCGGCATTCCCACCGCGCACTACGTCAGCCCGTCGGTGTGGGCGTGGCGTCCGGAGCGGGTGGTGAAGATCGGCGAATCGGCGGATCAGGTGCTGTGTCTGTTCCCGATGGAAAAGCCGCTGTACGACGCTGCCGGCGTCAACGCCACCTTTGTCGGCCATCCGCTGGCCGGCGAAATCGCGATGCAGCCGGACCGTGAGGCAATGCGCGACCAGCTCGGCCTGCCGCGCGACGTGCCGGTGTTTGCCTTGCTGCCGGGCAGCCGCAAGAGCGAGCTGGATTACATGGGCGGGCTGTACATCGAGACCGCGCGCCTGCTGTTGCAGCAATTCCCCGATGCGCAATTCCTGGTGCCGCTGGCGACGCGGCCAACCCTGGACCAGTTCGACCGACTGCTGTCCGAGCACAAGGCGTGGGACCTGCCGATCCGCAAGCTGATCGGCCACGCGCAGATGGCGATGATCGCCGCCGACGTGGTACTGGTCACCAGCGGCACCGCGACGCTGGAAGTGGCGCTGACCAAGCGCCCGATGGTGATCAGCTACAAGCTGTCGTGGCTGACCTACCAGCTGGTCAAGCGCAAGCTGAAGCTGCCCTATGTCGGGCTGCCCAATATCCTTGCCAAGCGCTTCGTGGTGCCGGAGCTGCTGCAGCACGAGGCGACGCCGGCCAAGCTGGCCGCGGCGGTGGCCAACCTATATCAGAATACCGAGGCGCGCGACGAGGTGGTCAGCACCTTCACCGAGCTGCACCGCTCGCTGCAGCAGGACTCGGCACGCCTGGCGGCGCAGGCCATCCTCAAGTTGGCCGCATGCTGA